ACATCTAAAATGAAAGTTGATATTCTTGCCATTGGCGCACATCCCGACGATATTGAAATTTCTTGCTCCGGCACCCTTTTGCACCATATTTCATTGGGGCATAAGGTAGGGCTGTTGGACCTCACCGCTGGAGAATTGGGCAGCCGAGGCACTGCCGAAATTCGCCTAAAAGAAGCTCATGCCGCCTCTCAACTCATGGGGGCCAGCTTTAGAGCCAACCTAGGCTTTGCCGACGGATTTTTTGAGCACAAGCAAAGCAATATTCTGGAAATTGTGCAGATGATCCGATTGACCCAGCCCCGAATCGTCTTGGCCAACTCTATCCATGACCGCCACCCCGACCATGGCCGGGCCGCTAAACTCATTGCCGATGCCTGCTTTTATGCCGGTTTGCGCCGAATTGAGACCGAATGGGAGGGCCAAGCACAAAATGCCTGGCGACCAGAAGTCGTCTACCACTATATCCAAGATTATAACCTAAAACCCGATTTTGTCTTTGATATTAGCCCCTATATGGACAAAAAAATGGAGCTGATTCAAGCCTTTAAATCACAGTTCTACGACCCCAATTCTACCGAACCCCAAACGCCCATTTCTTCCGCAGAATTTTTGGAGTTCGTCCGAGCAAAAAATGCCACCTACGGCCGCCCCGCGGGCTTCCATTATGCCGAAGCCTTTACCGTAAACCGCAGCATTGGAGTAGATAATCTGTTCTCGATTAAATAGCTTTTAAGCTAGCAAAAGCCGCAAGCCTCATCCGCTTGCGGCTTTTTTTTTATTTTTTTTCTTGGCCTTGGAACTTATCCCAAAAGCTTTGAGTTCTGCTGCTGTCTACACTTAGTTTAGATATTAAACTAAGTCCATGTTTAACCTCAAAATCATTTTATTATGGGAGACAGCCGCGAACGCGATTTAGTCCTCGCCCCCAACGAGTACGCCTTTATTTCTGACCAAACCAAGGGGAATGTAATTACTTATGTAGGGCCTTATAAAACCAGTATGGCCAATACAGACAAGCCCGTTTTTTTTAATAAAAAGACGAAAGCCTTTGACATTTGCAATTTGGATGGTTCTATTCAGACCTTTTGCACGGCCCCAGAAGGCTGGTATATTATCCTGAAAAACCCTGCAATTGATAATAAACCGCCCCAGATTGGGACCTCCAACCAGCTTTCTTCTTTGCAGATTGGACGCAAGGTCAATTTACCTGGTCCCAACTTTTTTGCGCTTTGGCCTGGCCAAATGGCTGAAGTTTTAGAGGGCCATCATCTGCGCTCCAATGAGTATTTGCTGGTCCGTGTCTATGAAGAGGAACAAGCCCGCGCCAATTGGGATAATGCCGTAATTACGCCTCAACATACCCAGCCCGAAGGCCTAGAAGAAGAGCAACAAGCCAATGATAGCATTGATGCCAACCGCCTCAGTATGGGCCAATTGCATGTGATCAAAGGGACCAATGTTTCTTTTTATATTCCTCCCACCGGAATTGAAGTGCTCCGAGACAAAAAAGGAAATTATGTCCGCTCTGCCGTCACTTTGGAGCGCCTAGAGTATTGTATTCTACTCGATGAAGATGGCAATAAACGCTATATCCAAGGACCCGATGTGGTCTTTCCTCGCCCCACCGAACGCTTTATTGAGAAAAATGGCAGCCGCAAGTTTAAGGCGATAGAACTAGATGAAAATAGCGGGATTTATGTCAAAATTATTGCTCCCTATACCGAAAATGGCCAAAGTTATAAGGTGGGCGACGAGCTCTTTATTACGGGCCGAGAACAAATGATTTATTTCCCCCGCCCAGAGCAAGCCCTGATCAAATATGGGGAACAGGAAATCTATCAAGCGGTGGCCATCCCCCCCGGCGAGGGCCGCTATGTATTGAACAGAAAGAGCGGAAAAATCAGCCTGCAAAAAGGGCCCGCCATGTTTTTGGCCGACCCCAGAGAGGAGATGATTTTGCGCCGTATCCTTAGCCCCAAACAAGTAGAGCTTTGGTTCCCCGGCAATCAAGAGGCCCTGCAATATAACCTCCAACTGCAAGAGCTCTCTAAACAACAGCAGGCCCGCCTGCGCAAAGCCTCCAAAAAGCGGAATAAACTCAATTTACCGCCCATGGCCCAACAACAACAGGCCCTGATTGATATGGATTTCTCGGAGGAAAATGAAGAAGAAGGCGAAAGCGTCTATGAAGGCATCGTTAGCAATTCTTTTTCTAGAAGCCGACAACCCCAAAATAACAATAGCCTGGTCCTCGATAGTAAGTATGAAGGGGCTGTTACTATTGATGCCTGGACCGGCTATGCCGTTTTGGTCACCAGCAAATTAGGCGACCGCAAAGTGGTGGTGGGCCCAAGCACTTATCTACTCGATTATGATGAGGTTCTACAGGGCATTGAGCTCTCTACAGGCACCCCAAAATCTGATGCAAAGCTAATGAGAACG
This genomic interval from Saprospira grandis contains the following:
- the bshB1 gene encoding bacillithiol biosynthesis deacetylase BshB1, translated to MKVDILAIGAHPDDIEISCSGTLLHHISLGHKVGLLDLTAGELGSRGTAEIRLKEAHAASQLMGASFRANLGFADGFFEHKQSNILEIVQMIRLTQPRIVLANSIHDRHPDHGRAAKLIADACFYAGLRRIETEWEGQAQNAWRPEVVYHYIQDYNLKPDFVFDISPYMDKKMELIQAFKSQFYDPNSTEPQTPISSAEFLEFVRAKNATYGRPAGFHYAEAFTVNRSIGVDNLFSIK
- a CDS encoding SPFH domain-containing protein → MGDSRERDLVLAPNEYAFISDQTKGNVITYVGPYKTSMANTDKPVFFNKKTKAFDICNLDGSIQTFCTAPEGWYIILKNPAIDNKPPQIGTSNQLSSLQIGRKVNLPGPNFFALWPGQMAEVLEGHHLRSNEYLLVRVYEEEQARANWDNAVITPQHTQPEGLEEEQQANDSIDANRLSMGQLHVIKGTNVSFYIPPTGIEVLRDKKGNYVRSAVTLERLEYCILLDEDGNKRYIQGPDVVFPRPTERFIEKNGSRKFKAIELDENSGIYVKIIAPYTENGQSYKVGDELFITGREQMIYFPRPEQALIKYGEQEIYQAVAIPPGEGRYVLNRKSGKISLQKGPAMFLADPREEMILRRILSPKQVELWFPGNQEALQYNLQLQELSKQQQARLRKASKKRNKLNLPPMAQQQQALIDMDFSEENEEEGESVYEGIVSNSFSRSRQPQNNNSLVLDSKYEGAVTIDAWTGYAVLVTSKLGDRKVVVGPSTYLLDYDEVLQGIELSTGTPKSDAKLMRTVYLRILNNKVSDLVRVETADFCELDIHLSYRVNFTGDPEKWFNVENYVKFLTDHLRSVLRNAIKQYNLADFYAEGIAELRNIVLGSRPEGEEQDSRRPGRLFTENGMHIYELEVLDIEILDEEIQELLFASKHQDIRSQLELDNKRKELLYSQEAEEMAQKIAASRSKTKQFALELQEAEEKQAQMLKLASQAARIDLERQELTAQMEMQEKALNIARLQRQDEEEAGLLQLELKKGALEQRLKELEGEVQAVVQKAEAVSPDLIAALQAFGDKALAEKMAESMAPLSIIGGKSIVEVFGNLLAGSPLSYLLDKKGETQDPGLEE